One genomic window of Polyangium aurulentum includes the following:
- a CDS encoding DUF6968 family protein has protein sequence MQVKNAIAERVLEFRQEGRSRAQKVTVRIGAPEPIENGNWAVIYEIRGPGRRRRAQEVGGVDSVQAIYMAMANVPLDVRQLEVELGGKVTFLDSDDLRFPRLI, from the coding sequence GTGCAAGTAAAGAACGCGATCGCGGAAAGAGTTTTGGAATTCCGGCAGGAGGGTCGCTCTCGCGCGCAAAAGGTGACCGTGCGCATCGGTGCGCCCGAGCCGATAGAAAATGGAAATTGGGCTGTAATTTACGAGATCCGCGGCCCCGGTCGAAGAAGGCGAGCCCAGGAGGTTGGAGGGGTCGATTCTGTGCAGGCCATTTACATGGCAATGGCGAATGTGCCGCTCGACGTGCGCCAACTCGAGGTCGAATTAGGGGGGAAGGTGACCTTTCTCGACAGCGACGATCTCAGGTTCCCGCGATTGATATAG